Proteins co-encoded in one Synechococcus elongatus PCC 6301 genomic window:
- the recN gene encoding DNA repair protein RecN encodes MLQSLRIENFALIDQLELELGQGLHVLTGETGAGKSILLDAIDCVLGGKPGGRPIRSGCDRALLEATFALSPDLATWLQEQAIEAIEDSLICSRELVQSSNGLRSRSRVNGVLVNRQQLAELRRHLVEITAQGQTVALGQTAQQRDWLDSFGGESLAKQRQGVALAYAAYREAAQTLETRRQSDRDRLRQQDLDRFQLEELTQAELSDPEELTQLSQERDRLAHVAELQQQSYRVYQALDQSEEAGSACDRLGEAEQGLTQMVVFDPSLQPWLQLLQEAIAQVQEVSRQLYRYGEGLESDPDRLAAVGDRIQLLKQLCRKYGPELKDAIAYQQELQQRLADDNDENQSLEYWEAELAQRQQTLIEESACLTALRQATAQTLEQKLIAELAPLAMERVRFQVELQPLSEPGPTGAEQVCFRFSPNPGEPLQPLSETASGGEMSRFLLALKLCFSEADPVGTLVFDEIDAGVSGRVSQAIAEKLQQLGRRHQVLCVTHQPLIAALADHHYRVRKQVSGDRTHVELEALRDRDQRRQELAELAGGNSAEEAISFADSLLKQAEASGPASTAKPNTNKPKRATKR; translated from the coding sequence ATGTTGCAGTCGCTACGCATCGAAAATTTTGCCTTAATTGACCAGCTAGAGCTTGAGCTGGGACAAGGTTTGCACGTCCTGACCGGCGAGACCGGGGCGGGCAAATCAATTCTGCTGGATGCGATTGATTGTGTGTTGGGCGGCAAGCCCGGCGGACGACCGATCCGCAGTGGTTGCGATCGCGCCCTACTGGAGGCGACCTTTGCCCTTTCGCCGGATCTGGCGACTTGGTTACAGGAGCAGGCAATCGAGGCGATCGAAGACAGCCTGATTTGCAGTCGGGAACTGGTGCAGAGCAGCAATGGCTTACGCAGCCGATCGCGAGTCAATGGCGTTTTGGTCAACCGTCAGCAATTGGCAGAATTGCGGCGACACCTTGTTGAAATTACAGCGCAGGGGCAGACCGTCGCGCTGGGGCAAACCGCGCAGCAACGGGACTGGCTCGATAGTTTTGGCGGAGAATCCCTAGCGAAACAGCGGCAAGGAGTTGCTCTGGCCTACGCTGCCTATCGAGAAGCTGCGCAAACCCTCGAAACTCGTCGCCAAAGCGATCGCGATCGCCTCCGTCAGCAAGACCTCGATCGCTTTCAGCTCGAGGAACTGACCCAGGCGGAACTCTCTGACCCCGAAGAGCTGACGCAACTCAGCCAAGAGCGCGATCGCCTAGCCCACGTCGCAGAACTCCAGCAACAGAGCTATCGCGTTTATCAAGCGCTTGATCAAAGCGAGGAAGCCGGTTCCGCCTGCGATCGTCTGGGCGAAGCGGAGCAAGGGCTAACCCAGATGGTCGTCTTTGACCCGAGCCTGCAGCCTTGGTTGCAACTGCTGCAAGAGGCGATCGCCCAAGTTCAAGAAGTCAGTCGCCAGCTTTACCGTTACGGCGAAGGCTTAGAGAGTGATCCCGATCGCTTGGCCGCCGTTGGCGATCGCATTCAATTACTTAAGCAACTCTGTCGCAAATACGGCCCGGAGCTGAAGGATGCGATCGCCTATCAACAGGAACTGCAGCAGCGCCTTGCCGACGACAACGATGAGAATCAAAGCCTGGAGTATTGGGAGGCTGAGCTAGCGCAGCGACAGCAAACCCTGATTGAAGAAAGTGCCTGTCTGACTGCCTTGCGACAGGCAACTGCCCAAACCCTTGAGCAGAAGCTCATCGCTGAACTCGCACCACTGGCGATGGAACGGGTTCGGTTTCAGGTGGAGTTACAGCCCTTATCGGAGCCGGGGCCAACGGGAGCAGAGCAGGTTTGTTTTCGCTTTAGTCCCAATCCGGGCGAACCGTTGCAACCCCTGAGTGAAACGGCTTCCGGTGGTGAGATGAGTCGCTTTTTGCTAGCGCTGAAGCTCTGCTTCTCAGAAGCGGATCCTGTAGGAACCTTAGTCTTTGATGAAATTGATGCAGGTGTCTCGGGACGTGTTTCCCAAGCGATTGCGGAAAAACTGCAGCAACTTGGTCGTCGCCATCAGGTGCTCTGCGTCACCCACCAACCCCTGATTGCGGCCTTGGCTGACCATCACTATCGCGTCCGCAAACAGGTCAGCGGCGATCGCACCCATGTGGAGCTGGAAGCCTTGCGCGATCGCGATCAGCGGCGGCAAGAACTTGCGGAACTGGCTGGCGGCAATTCTGCTGAGGAAGCGATCAGCTTTGCCGATTCCCTGCTGAAACAGGCGGAAGCTTCTGGCCCAGCGAGCACCGCAAAACCAAACACCAACAAGCCAAAG
- a CDS encoding ABC1 kinase family protein yields MHGVPIARRLMTEDGSLVYDPEAIARYYLNRPFAVWSRFLEILWPLFSFIFGLWFDARTGASRRNQNQRAVQLRDLLTELGPAFIKVGQALSTRPDLVPPAYLEELTRLQDQLPAFPNAIAFEFIEAELGVPPEAIFAELSDNPVSAASLGQVYRGRLHTGEEVAVKVQRPGLAERIALDLYILRGLAAWAMRNVRRVKSNLVAIADEFGLRIFEELDYRQEADNAERFAELYGQLPDIYVPSIYRQYTSRRVLTMEWIQGTKLTELQAIRNQGIDPAYLIERGVQCSLRQLLEYGFFHADPHPGNLLATPDGQLAYLDFGMMSQVEDYQRYGLIEAVVHLVNRDFQGLARDYVKLEFLTPDTDLTPIIPALAGVFKDAMGASVADLNFKSITDQLSQVMYDYPFRVPAYYALIIRSLVTLEGIAINVDPNFKVLSKAYPFIARQILTDPSPDLRASLRELLFNGGQLRWNRLENLLRNASNSSDYDSEHLIQQTVDFLLSESGQDLRDRLVEELVNSLDRLGRGALPLLRNQIRQRLGMDPEPDSTLTDLQPLLRVLSLLQQGQRFEPQRFIPLIPVLGRPEVQQMGQQVVTGLAQKALVRFIREVVVGDRRNNAIAA; encoded by the coding sequence ATGCATGGGGTTCCAATTGCCCGCCGTCTGATGACAGAAGACGGCAGTCTGGTCTACGACCCAGAGGCGATCGCTCGCTATTATCTCAATCGGCCCTTTGCTGTCTGGAGCCGCTTCCTCGAAATTCTTTGGCCGCTGTTCAGCTTCATTTTCGGGCTTTGGTTCGATGCTCGCACCGGCGCGTCCCGCCGCAATCAGAACCAACGGGCAGTGCAACTGCGCGACCTGCTGACGGAACTCGGCCCTGCCTTCATCAAAGTCGGTCAGGCTCTCTCGACCCGTCCTGATCTGGTGCCACCGGCTTACTTAGAAGAACTGACGCGCCTGCAAGATCAGCTACCGGCTTTCCCCAACGCGATCGCCTTTGAATTCATTGAGGCGGAACTGGGTGTTCCTCCTGAGGCGATTTTTGCTGAGCTGAGTGACAATCCCGTCTCGGCCGCCAGTCTGGGGCAGGTCTATCGAGGGCGTCTGCATACCGGCGAAGAAGTGGCCGTCAAAGTCCAACGCCCGGGCCTCGCAGAGCGCATTGCCCTCGATCTCTACATCCTGCGCGGCCTAGCTGCTTGGGCGATGCGCAATGTCCGCCGCGTCAAAAGTAATCTGGTGGCGATCGCGGACGAATTTGGCCTGCGGATTTTCGAAGAGCTGGACTATCGCCAAGAAGCGGACAACGCCGAACGCTTTGCCGAACTTTATGGGCAGCTTCCCGATATCTACGTTCCCAGCATCTATCGCCAATACACCAGTCGTCGTGTCCTGACGATGGAGTGGATCCAAGGCACGAAGCTGACAGAACTTCAGGCGATCCGCAACCAAGGTATTGATCCGGCCTATCTGATTGAGCGAGGCGTGCAGTGCTCGCTGCGGCAGCTCTTGGAATATGGCTTTTTCCACGCCGATCCCCATCCGGGCAACCTCCTAGCCACTCCGGATGGTCAGTTGGCCTATCTCGATTTCGGCATGATGAGCCAAGTCGAGGACTATCAGCGCTACGGCCTAATTGAAGCAGTTGTTCACCTCGTCAACCGCGACTTCCAAGGCTTGGCGCGCGACTACGTCAAGCTGGAGTTCCTGACGCCCGATACGGATTTGACGCCGATTATTCCGGCCTTGGCGGGCGTCTTCAAAGATGCGATGGGTGCGAGCGTTGCTGACTTGAACTTCAAGAGCATCACCGATCAGCTCTCGCAGGTGATGTACGACTACCCGTTCCGGGTTCCTGCCTACTATGCGCTGATCATTCGATCGCTCGTCACCTTAGAGGGCATTGCCATTAACGTCGATCCCAATTTCAAGGTGCTCAGCAAGGCTTACCCGTTCATTGCTCGTCAAATCCTGACGGATCCCTCTCCCGATCTGCGGGCATCCCTGCGGGAATTGCTCTTTAACGGTGGACAGCTGCGTTGGAATCGCCTAGAAAACCTACTTCGCAATGCCAGCAATAGCTCGGACTACGACAGCGAACATCTGATTCAACAAACGGTGGATTTTCTGCTCAGCGAATCCGGTCAAGACCTTCGCGATCGCCTCGTAGAAGAACTGGTCAATAGCCTCGATCGCCTCGGTCGAGGAGCCTTGCCCTTGCTCCGCAATCAAATCCGGCAGCGGTTGGGCATGGATCCTGAACCCGACAGTACCTTGACCGATCTGCAGCCGCTACTGCGCGTTCTTTCGCTCTTGCAACAGGGACAACGCTTTGAGCCTCAGCGCTTTATCCCGCTGATTCCGGTGCTCGGTCGTCCTGAAGTCCAGCAGATGGGCCAGCAAGTGGTGACGGGTCTGGCTCAGAAAGCGCTGGTTCGCTTCATCCGCGAAGTAGTCGTAGGCGATCGCCGCAATAATGCGATCGCAGCTTAG
- a CDS encoding PhoH family protein — MESTSIFLPSLESAIALSGEGQANLKLLARQTGADVVLRGQELVLRGTETQIRLCGQIVAALEALWSEGRAIAEVDILTARQAIDTQRQPELLAMREDVLARTRRGEVIRARTFRQQRYIQAMRKETLTFGLGPAGTGKTFLAAVVAVQSLLENQCERLILTRPAVEAGERLGFLPGDLQQKIDPYLRPLYDALHELVEPERISALMERGVIEVAPLAYMRGRTLNRAFVILDEAQNTTPAQMKMMLTRIGFGSKLVVTGDPSQTDLPSSVPSGLVMAERILSNVEGIAFCKLGRQDVVRHPLVQRIVEAYERFEAQSSGT; from the coding sequence ATGGAGTCAACCTCTATTTTTTTACCGAGCTTGGAAAGTGCGATCGCCCTGAGTGGCGAAGGGCAAGCCAATCTCAAATTGCTCGCTCGCCAAACGGGAGCAGATGTCGTTTTGCGGGGTCAGGAATTGGTGCTGCGGGGCACCGAAACTCAGATTCGGCTCTGTGGGCAGATAGTCGCTGCTTTGGAAGCTCTCTGGTCTGAGGGGCGCGCGATCGCGGAAGTCGATATTTTGACGGCACGACAGGCGATCGATACCCAGCGTCAGCCAGAACTGTTGGCGATGCGGGAAGACGTGCTGGCGCGGACCCGTCGGGGCGAAGTCATTCGGGCGCGCACCTTTCGCCAGCAACGCTACATCCAAGCGATGCGTAAGGAGACGCTGACCTTTGGTCTTGGGCCTGCTGGTACCGGCAAGACCTTTCTAGCGGCTGTTGTCGCGGTGCAGTCGCTGCTGGAAAACCAATGTGAGCGGCTGATTCTGACACGGCCTGCTGTGGAAGCGGGCGAACGGCTGGGTTTTCTCCCCGGTGATTTGCAACAGAAAATTGATCCTTATCTGCGGCCGCTCTACGATGCGCTTCATGAATTAGTAGAGCCGGAGCGGATTTCGGCACTGATGGAACGTGGGGTGATTGAAGTTGCGCCGCTAGCCTACATGCGGGGTCGCACCCTCAACCGTGCCTTTGTGATTTTGGATGAAGCCCAAAACACGACACCGGCTCAGATGAAGATGATGCTGACGCGGATTGGCTTTGGCTCCAAGCTGGTAGTGACAGGCGATCCCAGCCAAACGGATTTGCCATCCTCGGTCCCCTCGGGACTGGTCATGGCAGAACGGATTTTGAGCAATGTTGAAGGTATTGCTTTCTGTAAGCTCGGTCGGCAGGACGTGGTGCGCCATCCCTTAGTGCAGCGCATTGTTGAGGCCTATGAACGCTTCGAAGCCCAGAGCAGCGGTACTTAA
- the rpsU gene encoding 30S ribosomal protein S21, producing the protein MAEVRLGENETIESALRRFKKKIQKAGILPEVRRREHYEKPSQRRKRKLEASRRRRR; encoded by the coding sequence GTGGCTGAAGTCCGTCTAGGCGAAAACGAAACGATCGAGTCAGCACTTCGTCGTTTCAAGAAGAAAATCCAGAAAGCTGGCATTCTTCCCGAAGTCCGTCGACGCGAGCACTATGAAAAGCCGAGCCAACGCCGCAAGCGCAAGCTCGAAGCCTCTCGTCGTCGTCGTCGCTAA
- a CDS encoding KH domain-containing protein codes for MSQAPADRPDYVGLVRHLLQPLLEPGESLRLDSETTQAGRRVLLRLAAEDAAMPRILGRGGRNLQAVRAILNAAAELAGQQIHLEVLGQARHTERPQRRDRNPVE; via the coding sequence TTGTCTCAGGCTCCTGCTGATCGACCCGACTATGTTGGGCTCGTTCGCCATTTGCTCCAGCCCCTGTTAGAACCGGGTGAGTCGCTACGTTTAGATAGCGAGACCACGCAAGCCGGTCGACGGGTTCTTTTGCGTTTGGCGGCAGAAGATGCTGCCATGCCTCGTATTTTGGGGCGAGGAGGGCGGAACCTTCAGGCGGTGCGTGCCATCCTCAATGCCGCAGCGGAGCTAGCAGGTCAGCAAATCCATTTGGAAGTTTTGGGGCAAGCACGCCACACAGAACGACCGCAGCGCCGAGACCGCAATCCGGTAGAATAA
- the rpsP gene encoding 30S ribosomal protein S16, with translation MIKLRLKRFGKKREVSYRIVATNSTSRRDGLPLEELGFYNPRTNETRLDVPAIVRRLQQGAQPTETVRSILRKAQIFEQLKA, from the coding sequence ATGATCAAACTGCGTCTCAAGCGCTTCGGTAAGAAACGGGAAGTCAGCTACCGTATCGTGGCGACCAACAGCACCTCGCGCCGCGATGGCCTGCCCCTAGAAGAGTTGGGATTCTACAACCCCCGCACCAACGAAACCCGTCTGGATGTGCCGGCGATCGTCCGTCGTCTCCAACAAGGCGCTCAACCGACGGAAACCGTGCGCAGCATTCTGCGTAAAGCCCAAATCTTTGAACAGCTCAAGGCCTAG
- the ffh gene encoding signal recognition particle protein, producing the protein MFDALAERLEQAWTKLRGQDKISESNVQEALKEVRRALLEADVNLGVVKEFIAQVQEKAVGTQVISGIRPDQQFIKVVYDELVQVMGETHVPLAQAAKAPTVILMAGLQGAGKTTATAKLALHLRKEGRSTLLVATDVYRPAAIDQLITLGKQIDVPVFELGSDANPVEIARQGVEKARQEGIDTVIVDTAGRLQIDTEMMEELAQVKEAIAPHEVLLVVDSMIGQEAPSLTRSFHERIGITGAILTKLDGDSRGGAALSIRRVSGHPIKFVGLGEKVEALQPFHPERMASRILGMGDVLTLVEKAQEEIDLADVEKMQEKILAAKFDFTDFLKQMRLLKNMGSLAGFIKLIPGLGGKINDEQLRQGERQLKRVEAMINSMTPQERRDPDLLSNSPSRRHRIAKGCGQTEAEIRQIIQQFQQMRTMMQQMSQGGFPGMGGMGMPGFGGGMPGFGGGAPAPQPGFRGYGPPKKQKKGSKKKKGFGL; encoded by the coding sequence ATGTTTGACGCTCTTGCCGAACGCCTAGAACAGGCCTGGACAAAGCTCCGGGGCCAGGACAAAATCAGCGAGTCGAATGTCCAAGAGGCGCTCAAAGAAGTTCGGCGCGCCCTGCTCGAGGCAGATGTCAACCTCGGCGTCGTCAAGGAATTTATCGCCCAAGTCCAGGAAAAAGCAGTCGGGACGCAGGTGATCAGCGGGATTCGTCCCGATCAGCAATTCATCAAGGTCGTCTACGACGAGCTGGTGCAGGTCATGGGGGAAACCCATGTACCCCTAGCGCAAGCGGCCAAGGCACCGACCGTCATTTTGATGGCCGGTCTCCAGGGTGCCGGTAAAACTACGGCGACGGCAAAACTGGCGCTGCATCTGCGTAAAGAAGGGCGATCGACCCTGTTGGTTGCCACGGACGTCTACCGTCCCGCCGCGATCGACCAGTTGATCACGTTAGGCAAACAGATCGACGTGCCCGTGTTCGAGCTGGGTAGCGACGCCAATCCAGTTGAGATTGCCCGCCAAGGTGTCGAGAAAGCCCGGCAGGAAGGCATTGACACCGTCATCGTCGACACGGCGGGTCGCCTCCAAATCGACACCGAAATGATGGAGGAGCTCGCCCAAGTTAAAGAGGCGATCGCTCCCCACGAAGTCTTGCTGGTTGTCGACTCGATGATCGGCCAAGAGGCCCCCAGTCTGACTCGTAGCTTCCATGAGCGGATTGGCATCACCGGCGCAATCCTGACGAAACTAGATGGCGACAGCCGTGGCGGGGCAGCACTTTCGATTCGGCGCGTTTCTGGCCACCCGATCAAGTTTGTAGGTCTGGGCGAGAAAGTCGAGGCTCTCCAGCCCTTCCATCCCGAGCGGATGGCCTCGCGCATCCTCGGCATGGGCGATGTGCTGACCTTGGTCGAAAAGGCGCAAGAAGAAATCGACTTGGCTGACGTCGAAAAAATGCAGGAGAAAATCCTGGCGGCCAAATTTGACTTCACCGACTTTCTCAAGCAGATGCGCCTGCTCAAGAACATGGGCTCGCTGGCTGGGTTCATCAAACTGATTCCGGGTCTGGGCGGCAAGATCAACGACGAGCAGCTACGCCAAGGCGAACGCCAGCTCAAACGGGTCGAGGCGATGATCAACTCCATGACGCCGCAGGAGCGTCGTGACCCCGACTTGCTTTCCAATTCCCCTAGCCGCCGTCACCGCATCGCCAAAGGCTGCGGGCAAACGGAAGCCGAAATCCGCCAAATCATTCAGCAATTCCAACAGATGCGCACAATGATGCAGCAGATGAGCCAAGGTGGCTTCCCCGGCATGGGCGGCATGGGAATGCCCGGTTTTGGCGGTGGCATGCCTGGATTCGGTGGCGGGGCCCCGGCTCCTCAACCCGGTTTCCGGGGGTACGGCCCTCCGAAAAAACAAAAGAAAGGCAGCAAGAAGAAAAAAGGCTTTGGCTTGTAA
- a CDS encoding cytochrome ubiquinol oxidase subunit I — MSWLADTATLSRLQFAVTAIFHMLWPVLTTGLAIFLVIVEGMWLRTRNPDYYHHARFWSKLYVLNFGIGVASGLPMEFQIGTNWAPFSEAVGDFFGSILGFEGAMAFMLEAGFLGIMLFGWNRVPPPIHYLATMMVAFGANLSTFWILAANSWMQTPAGTLLQDGHFQVLDYFRIIFNPFMVVSVSHMFLATLETSLFMVGGISAWYLLRDREAEFFRRSFVIVLSALIAIAPLQIWVGHLSGEQVWEYQPTKLAAMEAQWKTIPAGETAPWSVLAWPDTQAETNRWSLEVPQALGWILEFQPRLSRPLKGLSEWEPRDRPSMVGLVFYAFRVMVGIGFALAGLMLLTGLQWLRGRLTRDRWLLWGWVLAAPLGYIAVESGWIVRCVGRQPWLVYGQLRTLDSASDVPAGAVASSLGTFLLLYSVLFVTALFFGRRILLKGPDRQLPLPETIPAEPAVVES; from the coding sequence ATGTCTTGGCTTGCCGACACGGCTACTCTCTCCCGCCTGCAATTTGCTGTCACCGCAATTTTTCACATGCTTTGGCCTGTCTTGACGACGGGACTAGCGATTTTCCTGGTGATTGTTGAGGGGATGTGGCTGCGGACGCGCAACCCGGATTACTACCATCACGCTCGCTTCTGGTCCAAACTCTACGTTCTCAACTTCGGGATTGGGGTGGCCTCGGGGCTGCCGATGGAGTTTCAGATTGGTACCAACTGGGCGCCGTTTTCGGAGGCTGTCGGCGACTTTTTTGGGAGCATCCTCGGCTTTGAGGGAGCGATGGCCTTCATGCTGGAGGCAGGCTTCTTGGGGATCATGTTGTTTGGCTGGAATCGTGTGCCGCCCCCGATTCACTATCTCGCCACGATGATGGTCGCCTTTGGGGCCAATCTCTCGACGTTCTGGATTTTGGCGGCTAACTCCTGGATGCAAACCCCGGCGGGAACTCTGCTCCAAGACGGGCATTTTCAGGTACTGGACTACTTCCGGATCATTTTCAATCCCTTCATGGTGGTCAGCGTCTCCCACATGTTCCTCGCGACCTTGGAGACTTCACTCTTCATGGTGGGCGGCATCAGCGCTTGGTACCTTTTGCGCGATCGCGAGGCTGAATTTTTCCGGCGATCGTTTGTCATTGTTCTCTCGGCGTTGATTGCGATTGCCCCGCTGCAAATCTGGGTCGGTCACCTCAGCGGCGAACAGGTTTGGGAATATCAGCCGACGAAACTAGCTGCGATGGAAGCGCAATGGAAAACAATCCCCGCTGGTGAGACTGCGCCTTGGAGTGTCTTGGCTTGGCCGGATACCCAAGCAGAAACCAACCGCTGGTCCCTAGAAGTTCCCCAAGCGCTGGGCTGGATTCTGGAATTTCAACCCCGCCTCAGTCGCCCTCTCAAAGGCCTCTCGGAGTGGGAACCCCGCGATCGCCCGTCCATGGTGGGTCTAGTCTTTTACGCCTTTCGGGTCATGGTTGGGATCGGGTTTGCCCTAGCGGGTCTGATGTTGTTGACTGGCCTGCAATGGCTGCGAGGCCGCTTGACCCGCGATCGTTGGTTGCTCTGGGGATGGGTCTTGGCAGCTCCTCTCGGCTATATCGCAGTGGAATCGGGCTGGATTGTTCGCTGCGTCGGTCGTCAGCCGTGGTTGGTCTACGGGCAACTGCGAACCTTAGATTCGGCCTCGGATGTGCCCGCAGGAGCCGTTGCCTCATCATTAGGAACCTTTTTGCTGCTCTATAGCGTTCTGTTCGTCACGGCGCTCTTTTTTGGGCGGCGCATCTTGCTCAAAGGGCCCGATCGCCAGTTGCCGCTACCGGAGACCATCCCTGCCGAGCCGGCTGTCGTTGAGTCTTAG
- the cydB gene encoding cytochrome d ubiquinol oxidase subunit II has product MDALLHFLPQVWFVILALFLFLYVVLDGFDLGVGILSLTTSSENRRTILMTSLGNIWDANETWLVLMGGALFGAFPLAYGTILNALYLPIFLMIFGLILRAVAFEFRENAERKRFWNLAFGSGSFLAALAQGFALGSVLTGIRTDAGGHYIGGLWDWLNWHSLLVSLTLIQAYVLIGSTYLIMRTGGSLRETHFQTAKLATITTLVGAIAITATTPFISESARDRLLQVPFIYGFTLIPVLGVLLIAILWRSLSRKQEFAPFIWTVLLFLLTFIGLGLLVFPYVIPPQITIYQAAASPSALVFMIVFIGFLIPIMLFYNIYNYIVFRGKVVVEHSEAVLPQDA; this is encoded by the coding sequence GTGGACGCCTTGCTGCATTTTCTGCCTCAGGTTTGGTTTGTCATTCTGGCTCTGTTCCTATTTCTCTATGTCGTCCTTGATGGGTTTGACCTTGGAGTTGGCATTCTCTCGCTGACAACTAGCAGTGAGAATCGCCGCACAATTTTGATGACCAGCTTGGGCAATATTTGGGATGCCAATGAAACTTGGCTGGTGCTGATGGGCGGTGCATTGTTTGGGGCATTTCCCTTGGCCTATGGCACGATTCTTAATGCACTCTATCTGCCCATTTTTTTGATGATTTTTGGCTTGATTCTTCGGGCGGTTGCTTTTGAATTTCGTGAGAATGCCGAGCGAAAACGCTTCTGGAATTTAGCGTTTGGCAGTGGTAGTTTTCTCGCTGCCCTCGCACAGGGATTTGCCTTAGGCAGTGTTTTGACAGGGATTCGCACAGACGCTGGCGGCCACTACATTGGCGGGCTTTGGGACTGGTTGAACTGGCACAGTCTGCTAGTCAGCTTGACGCTGATTCAGGCCTACGTGCTGATCGGCTCGACCTACTTGATTATGCGGACGGGGGGCAGTCTTCGGGAAACCCACTTCCAGACCGCTAAACTCGCCACCATTACAACCTTAGTTGGGGCGATCGCGATCACTGCAACGACCCCCTTTATTTCCGAAAGTGCTCGCGATCGCCTTTTGCAAGTGCCTTTCATCTATGGATTTACACTGATTCCTGTGCTTGGCGTTCTCTTGATTGCCATCCTCTGGCGCAGTCTGAGTCGGAAGCAGGAATTTGCTCCATTTATTTGGACTGTTTTACTCTTTTTACTCACTTTTATTGGTCTGGGCCTGCTTGTTTTTCCCTACGTCATTCCGCCTCAGATCACGATTTACCAAGCTGCTGCATCACCGAGTGCATTGGTATTCATGATTGTTTTTATCGGTTTCCTAATTCCAATTATGTTGTTCTATAACATCTATAACTACATTGTTTTTCGCGGTAAAGTTGTGGTCGAACATAGCGAAGCGGTTCTGCCTCAGGATGCCTAA
- a CDS encoding MSMEG_0570 family nitrogen starvation response protein: MPEVYLKLNWPDGSESLLYSPSTVVLDYLKPGDRLTVAKLQQQGCTALAAASERVRARYGFACTRTDEETQKLQSQAANFAAEDPVMIELVQVAPSLEQI, from the coding sequence ATGCCTGAAGTTTATCTGAAGCTCAACTGGCCTGATGGCAGTGAGTCGCTGCTCTATTCCCCGTCCACGGTTGTTTTGGACTACCTCAAACCGGGCGATCGCCTAACTGTGGCGAAGCTCCAACAGCAGGGCTGCACAGCCTTGGCCGCCGCCTCCGAACGGGTACGTGCCCGCTACGGCTTTGCCTGCACCCGCACAGACGAAGAAACCCAGAAGCTGCAATCCCAGGCGGCCAACTTTGCTGCCGAGGATCCAGTCATGATTGAACTGGTGCAAGTTGCACCAAGTCTGGAGCAGATTTGA
- a CDS encoding inositol monophosphatase family protein, with the protein MNQPDWRSLAQTIEALCQEVGDRLLLEFGTLQATEKADGSLITAADRWADQTLCDRLSQLFPKHALLTEESQQTFGGADWTWVVDPLDGTTNFAQGIPIWGISLALLYRGWPVFGAIALPPLQRFYCGVDTRSTDLAPVAWAERNHQPLQLRTESLGSNQLFSLCTRSAIVLQRWSAPFPCKIRMLGASTANFLTVLEGTTLGALEATPKIWDIAAVWVLAQALGADWRSLAGEQFPLQSGRDYGSVNWPTLLLARPALQEAFESWAALLTR; encoded by the coding sequence ATGAACCAACCCGATTGGCGATCGCTCGCCCAAACGATTGAAGCGCTCTGTCAGGAAGTCGGCGATCGCCTCCTACTGGAATTTGGAACGCTGCAAGCCACAGAAAAGGCAGACGGCAGCTTGATTACCGCCGCCGATCGCTGGGCCGATCAAACCCTGTGCGATCGCCTATCTCAGCTCTTTCCGAAGCACGCCTTGCTCACCGAGGAAAGTCAGCAAACCTTTGGTGGCGCCGACTGGACTTGGGTGGTTGATCCCCTCGATGGCACCACCAACTTTGCCCAAGGGATTCCCATCTGGGGAATTTCACTGGCCTTGCTCTATCGCGGCTGGCCCGTGTTTGGGGCGATCGCCTTGCCACCGCTACAGCGCTTTTATTGCGGGGTGGATACGCGATCGACGGATTTAGCGCCGGTGGCTTGGGCAGAGCGGAATCATCAACCGTTACAGCTGCGCACTGAATCCCTGGGCTCGAATCAACTCTTTAGCCTTTGCACCCGCAGCGCGATCGTGCTGCAACGCTGGAGCGCACCCTTCCCCTGCAAAATTCGGATGCTGGGAGCCTCGACTGCAAATTTCCTAACCGTACTGGAGGGAACGACCCTCGGGGCTTTGGAAGCAACGCCAAAGATCTGGGACATCGCTGCCGTTTGGGTGCTGGCCCAAGCCCTCGGTGCCGATTGGCGATCGCTGGCAGGTGAACAATTTCCCCTGCAATCTGGACGGGACTACGGCTCTGTCAATTGGCCTACATTGCTGTTGGCAAGGCCAGCTCTGCAAGAAGCCTTTGAGTCTTGGGCAGCACTTCTGACTCGGTAA